CCTGGGCCCTGCttgcccctcccccccccccccataaggACGGCACTGCGTGTGTCAGAGTACAGATAGGCGCTAACAAACGTGTTAATCCGCTGAAACCCATCACCTGTAAAAGTACACACAATGACAGTGTGATACTTAGTAGCCAGATCAAGAAATTACTGTGTTTGGGGGTTTTAACCCCCAAATAGTCCGTACTGTGATGTTTTTGTTAAGAATCCTACGTAATTCGTAGATATTGTAATTAGGTACCACTTATATGATTTTATTGCATTTTGGGttactgtatttttttatgaaataattctCTGTAAATCCTTATTTAACCACTGCAATGACACTATTTCATATTTGACTGGAAATATcaataaatgcatttaaattataGCAGACCAGTagactaaataattatattaaaaaactgaaatttgagacgatttcaatttgtatatcaTTGTAATATTCCCTATACAGGAATTATctgttacataattattttatatccacTTATCCGCGTGGGGTAATTTTTATGacaagttgtatttttttcatgtgTTGTAGGAGTCTTTACTCGACAAATGACCAgcatttacaataattgtaacttgagaaaaaaaaaccaatcaaTTCGATAGGACGAAGACGATAATACATTACAAATAATCTTATTAACGGTTGCCGCACACCTATATTATACCGTACggaatcattataaaatcacttTCGCCTTGACGTCTCGTGCACAGATGTCAGTGGCCGGCCGGAATTGCTCACAGTGGACGCGGCACGGTCGGAAAAACTTTCTGAGGGCGGGACGGTCGTCGTATTGATCGGAAGCCCACTTTCGCATGCGACGCGAGTTGAAAGGTCGGTAACGCGCGTCACGTCCCGCCGAGCGCTCGCCGCCGGTCCCTCCGACGCCGGTCCCTACGACGCCGGTACCACCGCCAACGCTGCCACCGTTACCACCACCACCGTCAACCGGCTGATGCGACGCCTGCGACTCGGCACGGCTGTCGTCACGGTGGCCGTTGTCCTGAGTAAGATGTGGTGGCCGCGGCGGACACGGCCGGCTGGGAAGGCAAGTGGCTGCCGGGTACGTTAAACACGGCGGCCGGTCGGCCATGCACTTCAGTCGCTCGCATTCGTGCTGCATCCCGTCGTTCCTGGTACACTTGCAGCCGACGATCAGCCGGCCGCCCCGGAACTCAAACCGGTCGAATTCGGCGGTCGGCCGGTTTTCGTCACAGGTCGTTTTATTTCTCGACATGAGTTTGTTTACGCACTACCCCGCGGACAACTGCTTGCggtttaatagtaataataattttgatcgTATTTTTCGACTGGAAAATCATTGTCAAAAATCATTAGCTACatagatttattattgttaataatatgatttattgattGTATGCGGGGATGCGTATAGCGGAGGCCCATAGGGGGGCGTATAGTAGCTCGGTTCGGGCTTAAATGCCCAAAGGTAGGTATTTGAGGATTCCACATGGGGAAACATAGAAATATATTaggaatatatttttcttatacattaattgtatttaaaattatggaattttaatttcaaaaacacgTCTTTTTACGTATTTTAGTTCGTATGACGTCATTATTGATGATTAGAGGTGGGattataatgcaatatattCTTTCTGGTGCTATAAACGTAGCTCTGTATGAGTAAAAgaatgtattttagaaaatcctgcaaattatttcaataatattttgcatgTATTTGCTTTTTTTGAGAAGTtcaacttttttaacaatccaTTTTTGAAGCGAACGTAAATTGTAACACACAATTATTTGGTGTGATACAAACAAGCGTAATAGTAGAAGACGTAAAATATAGTCAGAAGGTGTCGAACGTGTAGTTTaatcgtatatataggtatagatatgCAATACTTGTTGACCATCGTTTTCATATTatctatgaataattattaaagaggCGATAGCAATactcatattatgatatataataaaacattgattACTGTACAACACATCccgttaatatcattgtataaactGTAAGAAATACATTTGTAAACGCATTTATATAGAgcatattttaagatttataagGTGTTTTTGCATATGTTTTAGGGCATTTCTTATGGGCTATTAATCCCAGTACTATTTGTATCGTAATGGCCGGCCAGatggtcgtatattatatatgctgcAGCGTAGTAGCATGCTCGAAAATAatccttaattataataatattgtccacATAGTAATTTACtactatgcataatatacatctTAAAGCTG
This genomic window from Metopolophium dirhodum isolate CAU chromosome 1, ASM1992520v1, whole genome shotgun sequence contains:
- the LOC132934135 gene encoding uncharacterized protein LOC132934135, which encodes MSRNKTTCDENRPTAEFDRFEFRGGRLIVGCKCTRNDGMQHECERLKCMADRPPCLTYPAATCLPSRPCPPRPPHLTQDNGHRDDSRAESQASHQPVDGGGGNGGSVGGGTGVVGTGVGGTGGERSAGRDARYRPFNSRRMRKWASDQYDDRPALRKFFRPCRVHCEQFRPATDICARDVKAKVIL